In a single window of the Branchiostoma floridae strain S238N-H82 chromosome 2, Bfl_VNyyK, whole genome shotgun sequence genome:
- the LOC118432273 gene encoding AAC-rich mRNA clone AAC4 protein-like, with the protein MTVASTASQTRKLGSPQRPSKSNRKRSNRSRLYNNKRTRWIKQRDDSPPYGVGLCTQNFSVRLKHYTTFHFERQVKERQSAGLTYVELAAHRRVEDMHLSAAAARINACPNAGGNSVYSEVLSCELLYRLFGAQLLKTEMEVTYFPQGGALTDYTCQLFGVQVGVSVTRAMKFRGEFDREDAEKLLMKKLTGVINATQNTMESWDKQILHVWTPSKHVAQVVMATYHTLPTHIKANTVVLLTVVQGNISREVFQNR; encoded by the exons ATGACGGTCGCTAGCACCGCGTCCCAGACCCGGAAGTTGGGGTCTCCTCAGCGGCCCTCAAAGTCTAACCGTAAGCGTTCTAACAGATCAAGACTCTACAACAACAAGAGAACAAGGTGGATAAAACAACGGGACGACTCTCCGCCGTACGGAGTCGGCCTGTGTACACAAAACTTCAGCGTCAGGCTCAAGCACTATACAACCTTCCACTTTGAACGCCAG GTTAAGGAGAGACAGAGTGCAGGGCTGACCTATGTGGAGCTGGCGGCCCACAGGAGAGTGGAGGACATGCACCTGTCTGCAGCGGCCGCTAGGATTAACGCCTGCCCGAACGCGGGAGGAAACTCCGTCTACTCAGAG GTGTTGTCCTGTGAGCTGCTGTACCGCCTGTTTGGAGCCCAGCTGTTGAAGACAGAAATGGAAGTCACATACTTCCCGCAGGGCGGGGCACTCACAGACTACACCTGCCAGCTGTTTGGAGTACAG gtaGGTGTGTCAGTTACAAGGGCAATGAAGTTCAGAGGCGAGTTTGATCGCGAGGATGCAGAGAAACTACTGATGAAGAAACTGACAGGGGTCATCAATGCAACACAGAACACCATGGAATCATGGgacaagcagatcctacacgTGTGGACGCCCAGCAAACACGTGGCGCAAGTCGTCATGGCAACATACCACACCCTACCCACACACATCAAGGCTAACACCGTCGTGTTGCTTACTGTTGTGCAGGGCAACATATCACGTGAAGTTTTCCAGAATAGATGA
- the LOC118405238 gene encoding dual oxidase 1-like isoform X2 yields the protein MRHAGTPVHLVVFLTCIILQHVCRTVGAGVEVPLCDGWYNNAAHPDYGSTGMPLSRDLPPAYSDDAYRPSGTDRPNPRLVSRALVKHLSNTAKDSGRTVLCVFFGQHVVDDISDVRGIACPTEYSNIALQPGDPLYNSAESDRTTKIMPFQRAVYKSGTGTSANNPRQQVNAATSWLDGSAIYGVSEAWQDRLRAFTNGSLRTSHGGKLPDMNVMGLPMQNLPSPKNQKIHKPNNLYALGNVRGNENPFLLAVSAVWTRWHNHWAHRLHTDHPEWTDDQVFQQAKRWVVATYQNIVLYEWLPAFINDTVEEYSGYNRFVDPAPSNVFTAAAMRYGHSMVPSAVFKRNSSGHAMPIRTCNTYWSAEDVIQTDEDVDGLLSGMAGQIADGGRSIVSEDLQGFLYGPLTFSRRDLVAMDIQRGRDHGLPDYNTACRQYGLAPLHNWTDIKVMNQKISDEMVSELSDLYGSVDKLDVWVGGMLAGAGAGRPGMLYKTIMKQQFLRLRDADRFWFENTQTSGFTEDELNTIRGINFKDILSRVTDVPSAQLQDDVFVWKNGCVFVIMVAAWRNELRTERRLQTPKKKLDLPSNAYQATEWQGRRLPTRQVVVTLQSPSLIEVRDTRDAVFRLVNIAKIARGIITVSRDRGCKFLSIHIPREYDLVLKFSSHHERETFLADLKQFLTAQQVPVELQEVELGQLQKQAVTIEDRQKTLEDFFCSVFLQALSSSRAVDDWVVQPEKWKAKSALDCELTKVEFAEAMSLRPDSQFVVQMFNLVDKDKNGYISFREFLDLVVIFSKGTMEDKLRVMFDMYDQTGNGYLSRKELTNMLGSLMELVSNNTTGRIEDLVESMFAEAGMEGEQDMSFDKFVSMMQDHKEELNQARLNIAGSDWTTLRPTRTSVPKESGRRRSSSMLPKGPWRLRRASAPVVSSGDVVSATRRKTSPKLEPIPSVPCAANTTDSDNVFTSDAVTAPNGKRRSTGRSSSDIKVQLLRETYPASAYQRKMQAFKRWVENKRLQLLYLIFYFAITFALFVERAYHYAVEAEDFGIRQLTQYGIIASRGAAASMSFSFSLLLLTMCRNSLTKLRETFLNRYIPFDYAVDFHKIVAITALVFTIIHTLGHLVNVYHFAVHPLNHLVCLFPSLRTLDNGSDQPPKWYWWAFQTMAGVTGVLLLLVVSIIYVFATGYARRRAFSAFWATHQLYIVMFILTVLHGSGRLIQNPSFHLYLIGPAIIFTLDKLVSISHRRQLVDIVKTELLPSDVTNIQFKRPDDFEYKSGQWVRIACPEQGPNEYHPMTLTSAPHENTLSVHVRAVGPWTAQLRRTYDPEDFSNGTQKLFLDGPFGEGHQDWYKYKIAVLVGGGIGITPFASILKDVAYLSSTGANMNCKKVYFLWVTRTQRHFEWFIDIIREVEEQDRRGLVAVHIFITQFFEKFDVRTTMLYIYERHFQRLSGRSLFTGLRATTHFGRPEFVSLLDSIQHQNPEVKKIGVFSCGPPGMTRNVEDACAQLNKKDLAHYVSYYENF from the exons TCGGAGCAGGCGTGGAGGTGCCACTGTGTGACGGCTGGTACAACAACGCCGCGCATCCGGACTATGGATCCACCG GAATGCCGCTGTCCCGGGACCTCCCGCCTGCGTACAGTGATGACGCGTACAGACCGTCCGGTACCGACCGCCCGAACCCCCGTTTGGTCAGCCGGGCCTTGGTCAAGCATCTGTCCAACACTGCCAAAGACAGCGGCCGGACTGTCCTGTGTGTTTTCTTCG GTCAGCATGTTGTGGATGACATTTCGGACGTTCGCGGCATCGCCTGCCCCACAGAGTACAGCAACATAGCCCTGCAACCTGGCGACCCGCTCTACAACTCCGCGGAGTCCGACCGTACCACAAAGATCATGCCCTTTCAAAGGGCTGTCTACAAATCTGGGACGGGAACATCTGCCAATAATCCTCGGCAACAG GTCAATGCAGCAACGTCCTGGCTCGACGGCAGCGCCATCTATGGGGTATCAGAGGCATGGCAAGACAGGTTGCGTGCTTTCACCAACGGGAGCCTGCGAACAAGCCATGGTGGGAAGCTGCCAGACATGAATGTCATGGGCCTCCCCATGCAGAACCTACCGTCTCCCAAGAACCAGAAAATTCACAAGCCGAACAACCTTTACG CCCTTGGGAACGTGCGAGGGAACGAGAACCCGTTCCTGTTGGCGGTGAGTGCCGTGTGGACCCGCTGGCACAACCACTGGGCACACCGTCTCCACACGGACCACCCGGAATGGACAGACGACCAGGTGTTCCAGCAGGCAAAACGATGGGTGGTGGCCACCTACCAG AACATCGTTTTATATGAATGGCTTCCAGCTTTTATCAACGACACCGTGGAAGAATACTCAG GGTACAACCGGTTCGTGGACCCGGCTCCGTCTAACGTGTTCACGGCTGCAGCCATGCGGTATGGCCACTCCATGGTGCCGTCAGCTGTGTTCAAACG AAACTCCTCAGGACACGCGATGCCCATTCGCACGTGTAACACCTATTGGAGCGCTGAG GACGTGATCCAGACTGATGAGGACGTGGACGGCCTTTTGTCAGGAATGGCTGGTCAGATCGCAGACGGTGGGAGGAGCATCGTGTCAGAGGACTTGCAAG GGTTCCTTTATGGGCCTCTGACGTTCTCCCGACGAGACCTGGTGGCCATGGACATCCAGCGGGGGCGGGACCACGGTCTTCCCGACTACAACACGGCCTGCAGGCAGTACGGGCTCGCACCGCTGCACAACTGGACGGACATCAAGGTCATGAACCAGAAAATATCCGACGAG ATGGTGTCCGAGCTCAGCGACCTGTACGGCTCCGTGGACAAACTGGACGTGTGGGTGGGAGGGATGTTGGCGGGAGCTGGCGCAGGCAGGCCGGGAATGCTCTACAAGACCATCATGAAGCAACAGTTCTTACGTCTTCGGGATGCTGACCGCTTCTGGTtcgaaaacacacaaacaag TGGCTTCACCGAAGACGAGCTGAATACTATTCGCGGCATCAACTTCAAAGATATCCTCAGTCGAGTGACAGATGTGCCATCCGCACAGCTTCAGGATGACGTCTTCGTCTGGAAGAACG GTTGCGTTTTCGTCATCATGGTGGCAGCCTGGAGAAACGAACTTCGGACAGAGAGGCGACTGCAGACTCCGAAGAAAAAACTAGATCTCCCTTCTAACGCTTACCAGG CAACGGAATGGCAGGGAAGGAGGCTTCCCACCAGACAAGTTGTGGTGACCCTGCAGAGTCCGTCCCTGATAGAGGTCAGGGATACAAGAGACGCCGTCTTTCGTCTAGTCAACATCGCCAAGATCGCCCGAGGGATCATCACTGTCTCCAGGGACAGGGGCTGCAAGTTCCTGTCCATCCACATCCCAAGGGAATATGATCTG GTTCTGAAGTTCTCCAGCCACCACGAGCGGGAGACGTTCCTGGCGGACCTGAagcagttcctgaccgcccagCAGGTTCCCGTGGAGCTGCAGGAGGTGGAGCTGGGCCAGCTGCAGAAACAAGCTGTCACTATAGAGGACAGACAGAAGACCCTGGAGGACTTTTTCTGCAGTGTTTTTCTACAG GCACTGAGCAGCTCCCGTGCCGTCGATGACTGGGTGGTGCAGCCCGAGAAGTGGAAGGCCAAGAGCGCGCTGGACTGTGAGCTGACTAAG GTGGAGTTTGCTGAGGCCATGTCCCTCCGTCCGGACTCTCAGTTTGTGGTGCAGATGTTCAACCTTGTCGACAAGGACAAGAACGGCTACATCTCCTTCCGGGAATTCTTAGATCTGGTCGTCATCTTCTCCAAGG GAACCATGGAAGACAAGCTCCGCGTCATGTTCGACATGTACGACCAGACCGGGAATGGCTATCTGAGCAGGAAGGAACTAACGAACATGCTGGG ATCCTTGATGGAGCTGGTGAGTAACAACACCACAGGTCGGATAGAAGACTTGGTGGAGTCGATGTTCGCGGAGGCGGGAATGGAAGGCGAGCAGGACATGAGCTTCGACAAGTTCGTGTCGATGATGCAGGATCACAAGGAGGAGCTGAACCAGGCACGGCTCAACATAGCGG GAAGTGACTGGACGACTCTTCGTCCCACCCGAACCAGCGTTCCAAAGGAAAGTGGAAGGCGGCGAAGTTCCTCCATGCTTCCGAAAGGACCCTGGCGGCTGAGGAGGGCTAGTGCACCCGTGGTGTCCAGTGGCGACGTAGTCTCTGCCACCCGACGGAAGACGTCTCCAAAGCTGGAGCCCATCCCCTCTGTACCTTGTGCTGCCAACACGACAGATAGTGACAACGTCTTTACCAG TGACGCCGTGACTGCTCCCAACGGCAAGCGCAGGTCGACCGGCCGTTCGTCCTCAGACATCAAGGTACAGCTTCTGAGAGAGACATACCCCGCCAGCGCCTACCAGAGGAAGATGCAGGCCTTCAAACGATGGGTGGAGAACAAGAGGCTGCAGCTCCTCTACCTCATCTTCTACTTCGCCATCACATTCGCCTTGTTCGTAGAGAGAGCGTACC ATTACGCGGTTGAAGCGGAGGACTTCGGGATCCGCCAGCTGACCCAGTACGGCATCATCGCGAGCCGAGGCGCGGCCGCCTCCATGTCCTTCTCCTTCAGTCTGCTATTGCTCACCATGTGCAGGAACAGTCTCACCAAACTACGCGAGACTTTCCTCAACAG GTACATCCCCTTTGACTATGCCGTGGACTTCCATAAGATCGTTGCCATCACGGCGCTTGTATTCACCA TTATCCATACCCTTGGTCACCTGGTCAACGTGTATCACTTTGCCGTGCATCCCCTCAACCACCTGGTCTGTCTCTTCCCGTCTCTCAGGACGCTCGATAATGG ATCTGACCAACCACCGAAGTGGTACTGGTGGGCATTTCAGACAATGGCAG GTGTGACCGGCGTTCTGTTGCTACTCGTGGTGTCTATCATCTACGTGTTCGCCACGGGGTACGCCCGCAGGAGGGCCTTCAGCGCCTTTTGGGCCACTCACCAGCTGTACATCGTCATGTTCATTCTCACCGTCCTGCACGGCAGCGGTCGGCTTATCCAG AACCCGAGCTTCCACCTGTACCTGATTGGCCCGGCCATCATCTTTACTCTAGACAAGTTGGTGAGCATCAGTCACAGGCGGCAGCTGGTAGACATCGTCAAGACGGAACTCTTGCCttcag ATGTGACCAACATCCAGTTCAAACGTCCAGACGATTTTGAGTACAAGTCCGGTCAGTGGGTGCGCATAGCCTGTCCGGAACAAGGTCCGAACGAGTACCATCCCATGACGCTGACCTCCGCCCCGCACGAGAACACCCTGAGTGTCCATGTGCGAGCGGTCGGACCCTGGACTGCCCAGCTGCGCCGGACATACGACCCGGAAGACTTCTCTAACGGGACCCAAAAG CTCTTCCTGGACGGGCCGTTCGGAGAGGGTCACCAGGACTGGTACAAGTACAAGATCGCCGTGTTGGTGGGCGGAGGGATAGGCATCACGCCCTTCGCCTCCATTCTGAAAGACGTGGCCTACCTGTCTTCAACTGGCGCCAACATGAATTGCAAGAAG GTGTACTTCCTGTGGGTGACGCGGACCCAGCGCCATTTTGAGTGGTTCATCGACATCATCCGTGAGGTGGAGGAGCAGGACCGGCGCGGGCTGGTGGCCGTGCACATCTTCATCACACAGTTCTTCGAGAAGTTCGATGTACGAACAACTATGCTG TACATCTACGAGCGTCACTTCCAGCGGCTGTCAGGACGGAGCCTGTTTACCGGCCTGCGGGCCACCACTCACTTCGGCCGGCCGGAGTTCGTCAGCCTGCTGGACTCCATCCAGCACCAGAACCCGGAG GTAAAAAAGATCGGCGTTTTCAGCTGTGGTCCTCCTGGAATGACCAGGAATGTCGAAGACGCATGCGCACAACTGAACAAGAAAGACCTGGCACACTATGTCTCCTACTACGAGAATTTCTGA
- the LOC118405238 gene encoding dual oxidase 1-like isoform X1: MRHAGTPVHLVVFLTCIILQHVCRTVGAGVEVPLCDGWYNNAAHPDYGSTGMPLSRDLPPAYSDDAYRPSGTDRPNPRLVSRALVKHLSNTAKDSGRTVLCVFFGQHVVDDISDVRGIACPTEYSNIALQPGDPLYNSAESDRTTKIMPFQRAVYKSGTGTSANNPRQQVNAATSWLDGSAIYGVSEAWQDRLRAFTNGSLRTSHGGKLPDMNVMGLPMQNLPSPKNQKIHKPNNLYALGNVRGNENPFLLAVSAVWTRWHNHWAHRLHTDHPEWTDDQVFQQAKRWVVATYQNIVLYEWLPAFINDTVEEYSGYNRFVDPAPSNVFTAAAMRYGHSMVPSAVFKRNSSGHAMPIRTCNTYWSAEDVIQTDEDVDGLLSGMAGQIADGGRSIVSEDLQGFLYGPLTFSRRDLVAMDIQRGRDHGLPDYNTACRQYGLAPLHNWTDIKVMNQKISDEMVSELSDLYGSVDKLDVWVGGMLAGAGAGRPGMLYKTIMKQQFLRLRDADRFWFENTQTSGFTEDELNTIRGINFKDILSRVTDVPSAQLQDDVFVWKNDGNGSPLEVDPSDLEPCTGQTTFSYFDNVDWVTFGVTVIVLCLFPLGCVFVIMVAAWRNELRTERRLQTPKKKLDLPSNAYQATEWQGRRLPTRQVVVTLQSPSLIEVRDTRDAVFRLVNIAKIARGIITVSRDRGCKFLSIHIPREYDLVLKFSSHHERETFLADLKQFLTAQQVPVELQEVELGQLQKQAVTIEDRQKTLEDFFCSVFLQALSSSRAVDDWVVQPEKWKAKSALDCELTKVEFAEAMSLRPDSQFVVQMFNLVDKDKNGYISFREFLDLVVIFSKGTMEDKLRVMFDMYDQTGNGYLSRKELTNMLGSLMELVSNNTTGRIEDLVESMFAEAGMEGEQDMSFDKFVSMMQDHKEELNQARLNIAGSDWTTLRPTRTSVPKESGRRRSSSMLPKGPWRLRRASAPVVSSGDVVSATRRKTSPKLEPIPSVPCAANTTDSDNVFTSDAVTAPNGKRRSTGRSSSDIKVQLLRETYPASAYQRKMQAFKRWVENKRLQLLYLIFYFAITFALFVERAYHYAVEAEDFGIRQLTQYGIIASRGAAASMSFSFSLLLLTMCRNSLTKLRETFLNRYIPFDYAVDFHKIVAITALVFTIIHTLGHLVNVYHFAVHPLNHLVCLFPSLRTLDNGSDQPPKWYWWAFQTMAGVTGVLLLLVVSIIYVFATGYARRRAFSAFWATHQLYIVMFILTVLHGSGRLIQNPSFHLYLIGPAIIFTLDKLVSISHRRQLVDIVKTELLPSDVTNIQFKRPDDFEYKSGQWVRIACPEQGPNEYHPMTLTSAPHENTLSVHVRAVGPWTAQLRRTYDPEDFSNGTQKLFLDGPFGEGHQDWYKYKIAVLVGGGIGITPFASILKDVAYLSSTGANMNCKKVYFLWVTRTQRHFEWFIDIIREVEEQDRRGLVAVHIFITQFFEKFDVRTTMLYIYERHFQRLSGRSLFTGLRATTHFGRPEFVSLLDSIQHQNPEVKKIGVFSCGPPGMTRNVEDACAQLNKKDLAHYVSYYENF, translated from the exons TCGGAGCAGGCGTGGAGGTGCCACTGTGTGACGGCTGGTACAACAACGCCGCGCATCCGGACTATGGATCCACCG GAATGCCGCTGTCCCGGGACCTCCCGCCTGCGTACAGTGATGACGCGTACAGACCGTCCGGTACCGACCGCCCGAACCCCCGTTTGGTCAGCCGGGCCTTGGTCAAGCATCTGTCCAACACTGCCAAAGACAGCGGCCGGACTGTCCTGTGTGTTTTCTTCG GTCAGCATGTTGTGGATGACATTTCGGACGTTCGCGGCATCGCCTGCCCCACAGAGTACAGCAACATAGCCCTGCAACCTGGCGACCCGCTCTACAACTCCGCGGAGTCCGACCGTACCACAAAGATCATGCCCTTTCAAAGGGCTGTCTACAAATCTGGGACGGGAACATCTGCCAATAATCCTCGGCAACAG GTCAATGCAGCAACGTCCTGGCTCGACGGCAGCGCCATCTATGGGGTATCAGAGGCATGGCAAGACAGGTTGCGTGCTTTCACCAACGGGAGCCTGCGAACAAGCCATGGTGGGAAGCTGCCAGACATGAATGTCATGGGCCTCCCCATGCAGAACCTACCGTCTCCCAAGAACCAGAAAATTCACAAGCCGAACAACCTTTACG CCCTTGGGAACGTGCGAGGGAACGAGAACCCGTTCCTGTTGGCGGTGAGTGCCGTGTGGACCCGCTGGCACAACCACTGGGCACACCGTCTCCACACGGACCACCCGGAATGGACAGACGACCAGGTGTTCCAGCAGGCAAAACGATGGGTGGTGGCCACCTACCAG AACATCGTTTTATATGAATGGCTTCCAGCTTTTATCAACGACACCGTGGAAGAATACTCAG GGTACAACCGGTTCGTGGACCCGGCTCCGTCTAACGTGTTCACGGCTGCAGCCATGCGGTATGGCCACTCCATGGTGCCGTCAGCTGTGTTCAAACG AAACTCCTCAGGACACGCGATGCCCATTCGCACGTGTAACACCTATTGGAGCGCTGAG GACGTGATCCAGACTGATGAGGACGTGGACGGCCTTTTGTCAGGAATGGCTGGTCAGATCGCAGACGGTGGGAGGAGCATCGTGTCAGAGGACTTGCAAG GGTTCCTTTATGGGCCTCTGACGTTCTCCCGACGAGACCTGGTGGCCATGGACATCCAGCGGGGGCGGGACCACGGTCTTCCCGACTACAACACGGCCTGCAGGCAGTACGGGCTCGCACCGCTGCACAACTGGACGGACATCAAGGTCATGAACCAGAAAATATCCGACGAG ATGGTGTCCGAGCTCAGCGACCTGTACGGCTCCGTGGACAAACTGGACGTGTGGGTGGGAGGGATGTTGGCGGGAGCTGGCGCAGGCAGGCCGGGAATGCTCTACAAGACCATCATGAAGCAACAGTTCTTACGTCTTCGGGATGCTGACCGCTTCTGGTtcgaaaacacacaaacaag TGGCTTCACCGAAGACGAGCTGAATACTATTCGCGGCATCAACTTCAAAGATATCCTCAGTCGAGTGACAGATGTGCCATCCGCACAGCTTCAGGATGACGTCTTCGTCTGGAAGAACG acGGTAACGGCTCTCCTCTTGAGGTGGACCCTTCGGACTTAGAGCCGTGCACCGGTCAGACGACTTTCAGCTACTTTGACAACGTCGACTGGGTCACGTTTGGCGTCACGGTCATCGTCCTGTGCCTGTTTCCTCTCG GTTGCGTTTTCGTCATCATGGTGGCAGCCTGGAGAAACGAACTTCGGACAGAGAGGCGACTGCAGACTCCGAAGAAAAAACTAGATCTCCCTTCTAACGCTTACCAGG CAACGGAATGGCAGGGAAGGAGGCTTCCCACCAGACAAGTTGTGGTGACCCTGCAGAGTCCGTCCCTGATAGAGGTCAGGGATACAAGAGACGCCGTCTTTCGTCTAGTCAACATCGCCAAGATCGCCCGAGGGATCATCACTGTCTCCAGGGACAGGGGCTGCAAGTTCCTGTCCATCCACATCCCAAGGGAATATGATCTG GTTCTGAAGTTCTCCAGCCACCACGAGCGGGAGACGTTCCTGGCGGACCTGAagcagttcctgaccgcccagCAGGTTCCCGTGGAGCTGCAGGAGGTGGAGCTGGGCCAGCTGCAGAAACAAGCTGTCACTATAGAGGACAGACAGAAGACCCTGGAGGACTTTTTCTGCAGTGTTTTTCTACAG GCACTGAGCAGCTCCCGTGCCGTCGATGACTGGGTGGTGCAGCCCGAGAAGTGGAAGGCCAAGAGCGCGCTGGACTGTGAGCTGACTAAG GTGGAGTTTGCTGAGGCCATGTCCCTCCGTCCGGACTCTCAGTTTGTGGTGCAGATGTTCAACCTTGTCGACAAGGACAAGAACGGCTACATCTCCTTCCGGGAATTCTTAGATCTGGTCGTCATCTTCTCCAAGG GAACCATGGAAGACAAGCTCCGCGTCATGTTCGACATGTACGACCAGACCGGGAATGGCTATCTGAGCAGGAAGGAACTAACGAACATGCTGGG ATCCTTGATGGAGCTGGTGAGTAACAACACCACAGGTCGGATAGAAGACTTGGTGGAGTCGATGTTCGCGGAGGCGGGAATGGAAGGCGAGCAGGACATGAGCTTCGACAAGTTCGTGTCGATGATGCAGGATCACAAGGAGGAGCTGAACCAGGCACGGCTCAACATAGCGG GAAGTGACTGGACGACTCTTCGTCCCACCCGAACCAGCGTTCCAAAGGAAAGTGGAAGGCGGCGAAGTTCCTCCATGCTTCCGAAAGGACCCTGGCGGCTGAGGAGGGCTAGTGCACCCGTGGTGTCCAGTGGCGACGTAGTCTCTGCCACCCGACGGAAGACGTCTCCAAAGCTGGAGCCCATCCCCTCTGTACCTTGTGCTGCCAACACGACAGATAGTGACAACGTCTTTACCAG TGACGCCGTGACTGCTCCCAACGGCAAGCGCAGGTCGACCGGCCGTTCGTCCTCAGACATCAAGGTACAGCTTCTGAGAGAGACATACCCCGCCAGCGCCTACCAGAGGAAGATGCAGGCCTTCAAACGATGGGTGGAGAACAAGAGGCTGCAGCTCCTCTACCTCATCTTCTACTTCGCCATCACATTCGCCTTGTTCGTAGAGAGAGCGTACC ATTACGCGGTTGAAGCGGAGGACTTCGGGATCCGCCAGCTGACCCAGTACGGCATCATCGCGAGCCGAGGCGCGGCCGCCTCCATGTCCTTCTCCTTCAGTCTGCTATTGCTCACCATGTGCAGGAACAGTCTCACCAAACTACGCGAGACTTTCCTCAACAG GTACATCCCCTTTGACTATGCCGTGGACTTCCATAAGATCGTTGCCATCACGGCGCTTGTATTCACCA TTATCCATACCCTTGGTCACCTGGTCAACGTGTATCACTTTGCCGTGCATCCCCTCAACCACCTGGTCTGTCTCTTCCCGTCTCTCAGGACGCTCGATAATGG ATCTGACCAACCACCGAAGTGGTACTGGTGGGCATTTCAGACAATGGCAG GTGTGACCGGCGTTCTGTTGCTACTCGTGGTGTCTATCATCTACGTGTTCGCCACGGGGTACGCCCGCAGGAGGGCCTTCAGCGCCTTTTGGGCCACTCACCAGCTGTACATCGTCATGTTCATTCTCACCGTCCTGCACGGCAGCGGTCGGCTTATCCAG AACCCGAGCTTCCACCTGTACCTGATTGGCCCGGCCATCATCTTTACTCTAGACAAGTTGGTGAGCATCAGTCACAGGCGGCAGCTGGTAGACATCGTCAAGACGGAACTCTTGCCttcag ATGTGACCAACATCCAGTTCAAACGTCCAGACGATTTTGAGTACAAGTCCGGTCAGTGGGTGCGCATAGCCTGTCCGGAACAAGGTCCGAACGAGTACCATCCCATGACGCTGACCTCCGCCCCGCACGAGAACACCCTGAGTGTCCATGTGCGAGCGGTCGGACCCTGGACTGCCCAGCTGCGCCGGACATACGACCCGGAAGACTTCTCTAACGGGACCCAAAAG CTCTTCCTGGACGGGCCGTTCGGAGAGGGTCACCAGGACTGGTACAAGTACAAGATCGCCGTGTTGGTGGGCGGAGGGATAGGCATCACGCCCTTCGCCTCCATTCTGAAAGACGTGGCCTACCTGTCTTCAACTGGCGCCAACATGAATTGCAAGAAG GTGTACTTCCTGTGGGTGACGCGGACCCAGCGCCATTTTGAGTGGTTCATCGACATCATCCGTGAGGTGGAGGAGCAGGACCGGCGCGGGCTGGTGGCCGTGCACATCTTCATCACACAGTTCTTCGAGAAGTTCGATGTACGAACAACTATGCTG TACATCTACGAGCGTCACTTCCAGCGGCTGTCAGGACGGAGCCTGTTTACCGGCCTGCGGGCCACCACTCACTTCGGCCGGCCGGAGTTCGTCAGCCTGCTGGACTCCATCCAGCACCAGAACCCGGAG GTAAAAAAGATCGGCGTTTTCAGCTGTGGTCCTCCTGGAATGACCAGGAATGTCGAAGACGCATGCGCACAACTGAACAAGAAAGACCTGGCACACTATGTCTCCTACTACGAGAATTTCTGA